In Nitrospira sp., the genomic window GAATAGACTGAGCTCACCTTAGTCCCAACACAGAAGATGAAAGGGCACCTCCCGCTGAATTGCCTGAAAGTCTGCGTGATTGGTCGTAATAACACTGGCCCCAATACTTCGGGCAGACAGGGCAATCAACACATCGAATGCCAGCTCGCGCACCTTGACGGCCTCATAGTGCTCGCGTCGCTTGAGTCGATTGAGGATTTCTGCGGCCTTCAGCCACTGTTGCTCAGTGGGCGTCAACACCTGGCACTGCCGACTCAATTCAAAGACAA contains:
- a CDS encoding PIN domain nuclease, which encodes MHSTKTTKFALLDTAIYIENFRSGRFTFRLLQSPFIIRCSSVVLHELLRGVRTATERKFVFELSRQCQVLTPTEQQWLKAAEILNRLKRREHYEAVKVRELAFDVLIALSARSIGASVITTNHADFQAIQREVPFHLLCWD